In one window of Thermoanaerobaculia bacterium DNA:
- a CDS encoding Smr/MutS family protein gives MDEDDPVAIPLEDSFDLHSFLPADVPSAVTEYLDAARPLFHEVRLIHGRGIGVQREIVRSLLARRTDVDHFFDAPAARGGWGATVVVFR, from the coding sequence ATGGACGAAGACGACCCGGTCGCGATCCCCCTCGAGGACTCCTTCGACCTGCATTCCTTCCTCCCGGCCGACGTTCCCTCGGCGGTGACCGAGTACCTGGACGCCGCCCGGCCGCTCTTCCACGAGGTCCGGCTGATCCACGGCCGCGGGATCGGCGTTCAGCGCGAGATCGTCCGGTCGCTGCTCGCCCGCCGCACGGACGTCGACCATTTCTTCGACGCGCCGGCCGCGCGGGGCGGGTGGGGGGCGACGGTCGTCGTCTTCCGGTGA